The Populus trichocarpa isolate Nisqually-1 chromosome 2, P.trichocarpa_v4.1, whole genome shotgun sequence genome has a window encoding:
- the LOC7466416 gene encoding protein trichome berefringence-like 7, with protein sequence MIEMVDSFNHWSFGHLRPFVKRVLSFGKGVVIKGHCKFWIFQSFNGVVVVGSLLSFLLAMAYVYVILFPRFQPVINKTYETPHFNSSVSECNYFEGNWIQDESYPLYDASQCPFAENGFNCLANGRRDGGYTKWRWKPKNCEIPRFNAREILEKMRGKRIVFVGDSLSRTQWESLICMLMTGVEDKRSVYEINGNKITKQIRFLGVRFSSFDLRIDFYRSVFLVQPGPAPRRAPKRVKSTLKIDKLDDIRNEWIDSDILIFNSGHWWTPSKLFEMGCYFLVGGSLKLGMPITAAFERALHTWASWLNTTINANRTSVFFRTFESSHWSGRNRLSCKVTRRPSSRTGGRDRNPISDIIIKVVKAMAVPVTVLHVTPMGAFRSDAHVGTWSDNPSVPDCSHWCLPGVPDMWNEILLSNMLSRN encoded by the exons ATGATCGAGATGGTTGATAGTTTCAATCACTGGTCATTTGGCCATTTAAGGCCTTTTGTGAAAAGGGTCTTGAGTTTTGGCAAGGGAGTAGTAATAAAGGGTCATTGTAAATTCTGGATCTTTCAATCATTCAAtggagttgttgttgttggatcGTTGTTATCTTTCCTTTTAGCCATGGCATATGTATATGTGATTCTGTTTCCAAGATTTCAGCCAGTTATTAATAAGACGTATGAGACTCCCCATTTCAATAGTTCTGTAAGTGAGTGCAATTATTTTGAGGGAAACTGGATACAAGATGAGAGTTACCCTTTATATGATGCATCTCAGTGTCCTTTCGCTGAGAATGGATTTAATTGCTTGGCTAATGGGAGAAGAGACGGAGGTTATACAAAATGGAGGTGGAAGCCTAAAAATTGTGAAATTCCGAGGTTTAATGCGCGTGAAATTCTTGAAAAGATGCGTGGGAAGcgaattgtttttgttggtgaTTCATTGAGTAGAACACAGTGGGAGTCTTTGATATGTATGCTCATGACAGGTGTGGAGGACAAGAGAAGTGTTTATGAAATCAATGGGAATAAAATCACCAAGCAGATTAGGTTTTTAGGTGTACGGTTTAGTTCTTTTGACTTGAGAATTGATTTCTATAGATCAGTTTTTCTGGTGCAGCCTGGTCCGGCACCTAGGCGCGCGCCAAAGAGGGTTAAATCAACACTGAAGATCGATAAGTTGGACGATATTCGCAATGAATGGATTGATTCTGatattctaatatttaattCAGGGCATTGGTGGACACCGAGTAAACTTTTTGAAAT GGGCTGTTATTTTCTGGTAGGCGGATCGCTGAAGCTAGGAATGCCTATCACTGCTGCCTTCGAAAGGGCACTGCATACATGGGCATCATGGCTTAATACTACCATAAATGCAAATAGAACAAGCGTGTTCTTCCGCACTTTTGAATCTTCCCATTGGAG TGGCCGGAACCGCCTTTCTTGCAAAGTGACTCGGCGGCCTTCATCAAGAACTGGAGGGAGGGATCGTAACCCGATATCTGACATCATAATCAAGGTTGTGAAGGCAATGGCAGTTCCCGTAACAGTTTTGCATGTGACACCCATGGGTGCATTCCGGAGTGATGCTCATGTTGGCACTTGGAGTGATAATCCATCTGTGCCTGATTGCAGCCACTGGTGCTTACCTGGTGTACCTGATATGTGGAACGAGATTCTCTTGTCAAATATGTTGTCCAGGAATTAA